From Hymenobacter sedentarius, a single genomic window includes:
- a CDS encoding cation diffusion facilitator family transporter: MTPSQTKRRLGLLSLVVSAGLVAVKFYAYHLTRSQAVLTDALESIINVFTSGFALYSLYLAGLPKDENHPYGHGKVEYLSIGFEGALIFIAGVFILYNSTLSLLHPHPVARPDWGVALLASTAVVNLGVGLLLVRTGRQLKSVALIGDGQHLYIDALTSIVSSGALVLVALTGFVRFDSGAALLLGGFILVNGGRMLRHAVSGLMDETDTATVAEVIAELQAQRRTSWIDVHNLRVQRYGSNLHIDCHMQMPYYFTLEQVHTQVHDIEELIRSRFDVEVEMFVHADPCTFAACSLCLMPDCPVRQHPFRHEVEWNLRNAVKNERHHL; the protein is encoded by the coding sequence ATGACGCCTTCCCAAACCAAACGCCGCCTCGGCCTGCTTTCCCTTGTGGTGAGCGCCGGGCTCGTGGCCGTGAAGTTTTACGCCTACCACCTCACCCGCTCGCAGGCCGTGCTCACCGATGCGCTTGAGAGCATCATTAATGTGTTTACCAGCGGCTTTGCGCTGTATAGCCTCTACCTGGCCGGCCTGCCCAAGGACGAAAACCACCCCTACGGCCACGGCAAGGTGGAGTACCTGTCCATCGGCTTTGAGGGGGCGCTGATTTTTATTGCCGGCGTCTTCATCCTCTACAATTCGACGCTGAGCCTGCTGCACCCGCACCCGGTGGCCCGGCCCGACTGGGGCGTGGCGCTGCTGGCCAGCACCGCCGTCGTGAACCTGGGCGTGGGCCTGCTGCTGGTGCGCACCGGCCGGCAGCTGAAATCAGTGGCCCTCATCGGCGACGGCCAGCACCTGTACATCGACGCGCTTACGTCCATTGTGTCGTCGGGGGCGCTGGTGCTGGTGGCCCTCACCGGCTTCGTGCGCTTCGACTCCGGGGCGGCGCTGCTGCTAGGCGGCTTCATTCTGGTGAACGGTGGGCGCATGCTGCGGCACGCCGTGTCGGGCCTGATGGACGAGACCGATACCGCCACGGTGGCCGAGGTGATTGCCGAGCTGCAGGCCCAGCGCCGGACGTCCTGGATTGACGTGCACAACCTGCGCGTGCAGCGCTACGGCTCCAACCTGCACATCGACTGCCACATGCAGATGCCCTACTACTTCACCCTGGAGCAGGTGCACACCCAAGTGCACGACATTGAGGAGCTCATCCGGTCGCGCTTCGATGTGGAGGTGGAAATGTTCGTCCACGCCGACCCCTGCACGTTTGCGGCGTGCTCGCTGTGCCTCATGCCCGACTGCCCCGTGCGCCAGCACCCGTTCCGACACGAAGTAGAATGGAACCTGCGCAATGCCGTGAAAAACGAGCGCCACCACCTGTAG
- a CDS encoding Nramp family divalent metal transporter — MPAPESGWRHARRGNSLSEVYASIRVPKTDASFWRKLMAFWGPGLMVAVGYMDPGNWATDLAGGSRYGYTLLSVVLISNLFAMLLQHLAAKLGIVTGRDLAQACRDHYSRPVSLMLWVLCEVAIAACDLAEVIGSAIALNLLFGLPLAWGVVLTTLDVLVVLYFQNKGFRIIESLVAGLTVLIFGCFAYEIIVSRPDWVALAHGLVPQPQVVTNPGMLYVAIGILGATVMPHNLYLHSSIVQTRQIEQTEPGKRMAIKFATIDSTVALFLAFFVNAAILVTAAAAFHGKGHDNVADIADAHQLLTPVLGAGAASALFAIALLASGQNSTLTGTLAGQIVMEGFLDWKLPPWLRRLITRLVAVVPALIVTLIYGEKGTGKLLVLSQVILSMQLSFAVVPLVLFTSSRAKMGVFVNHPVVRVLAWTVSAVIISLNVFLLWQMATGR; from the coding sequence ATGCCCGCGCCCGAGAGCGGCTGGCGGCACGCCCGCCGCGGCAATTCCCTGAGTGAGGTGTACGCCAGCATCCGGGTGCCGAAGACCGATGCCTCGTTCTGGCGCAAGCTGATGGCCTTCTGGGGCCCCGGCCTGATGGTGGCCGTGGGCTACATGGACCCCGGCAACTGGGCCACCGACCTGGCCGGCGGCTCGCGCTACGGCTACACGCTGCTGTCGGTGGTGCTGATTTCCAACTTGTTTGCCATGCTGCTGCAGCACCTGGCCGCCAAGCTGGGCATCGTGACCGGGCGCGACCTAGCCCAGGCCTGTCGCGACCATTACTCGCGGCCCGTGAGCCTGATGCTGTGGGTGTTGTGCGAGGTGGCCATTGCCGCCTGCGACCTGGCCGAAGTCATTGGCTCGGCCATTGCCCTCAACCTGCTGTTTGGGCTGCCTCTGGCCTGGGGCGTGGTGCTCACCACCCTCGACGTGCTGGTGGTGCTGTACTTCCAGAACAAGGGCTTCCGCATCATTGAAAGCCTAGTGGCGGGCCTCACGGTGCTGATTTTTGGCTGCTTCGCCTACGAAATCATAGTGTCGCGGCCCGATTGGGTGGCCCTGGCGCACGGCCTGGTGCCGCAGCCGCAGGTGGTTACCAACCCCGGCATGCTCTACGTGGCCATCGGCATCCTGGGCGCTACGGTGATGCCGCACAACCTGTACCTGCACTCCAGCATCGTGCAAACCCGGCAGATTGAGCAGACCGAGCCCGGCAAGCGCATGGCCATCAAGTTCGCCACCATCGACTCGACGGTGGCGTTGTTTCTGGCGTTTTTCGTGAACGCGGCCATCCTTGTGACCGCGGCGGCGGCCTTCCACGGCAAAGGGCACGACAACGTGGCCGACATCGCCGACGCGCACCAGCTGCTCACGCCGGTGCTCGGGGCGGGGGCAGCCAGCGCGCTGTTTGCCATTGCCCTGCTCGCCTCGGGCCAGAACTCCACCCTGACCGGCACGCTGGCCGGGCAGATTGTGATGGAAGGCTTCCTGGACTGGAAGCTGCCGCCCTGGCTGCGGCGGCTTATCACGCGGCTGGTGGCCGTGGTACCGGCCCTAATCGTGACGCTGATTTACGGGGAAAAGGGCACCGGCAAGCTGCTGGTGCTCAGCCAGGTGATTTTGTCCATGCAGCTCAGCTTCGCGGTGGTGCCGCTGGTGCTTTTCACCAGCAGCCGGGCCAAGATGGGCGTGTTTGTGAACCACCCCGTGGTGCGGGTGCTGGCCTGGACGGTGTCGGCGGTCATCATCTCGCTGAACGTGTTTTTGCTCTGGCAAATGGCCACGGGCCGGTAA
- a CDS encoding transporter, with amino-acid sequence MKHLFACLLCALPALSWAQETPKPSPYDSAHFSWRQPVPRTRLRELQPDRPGVTESPFTVDAGHAQVEVDGLRLINSGSGQDTRTRDLHVAYSNVKFGLSRRTDIQAEVPLYAIAKQQAASADAWQDRNSGFGDMAIRLKHNWLGNDQKVPVALATVAFVRLPTGGAVGNGAAEYGLIVPMNVGLSKKWTLEAQIESDLNYDREEAQHFLRLAPSLAFDYEFTKKLSLLAEGVTQWNSLQHQWQSSVNLAPIFNITENFQVDAGTHLALDRQIDHEYFVGFTLRR; translated from the coding sequence ATGAAACACCTTTTCGCTTGCCTGTTGTGCGCGCTGCCCGCGCTCAGCTGGGCCCAGGAAACGCCCAAGCCCTCGCCCTACGATTCGGCCCACTTCAGCTGGCGCCAGCCGGTGCCCCGCACCCGCCTGCGCGAGCTGCAGCCCGACCGCCCCGGCGTGACCGAAAGCCCCTTCACCGTCGATGCCGGGCACGCCCAGGTCGAAGTCGATGGCTTGCGGCTGATAAACAGCGGCTCGGGCCAGGATACCCGCACCCGCGACCTGCACGTGGCCTATAGCAACGTGAAGTTCGGCCTGAGCCGCCGCACCGACATTCAGGCCGAAGTGCCGCTCTACGCCATTGCCAAACAGCAGGCTGCCAGCGCCGACGCGTGGCAGGACCGCAACTCGGGGTTTGGCGACATGGCCATCCGGCTCAAGCACAACTGGCTGGGCAACGACCAGAAAGTGCCGGTGGCGCTGGCCACGGTGGCCTTTGTGCGCCTGCCCACCGGTGGAGCTGTCGGCAACGGCGCCGCCGAATACGGCCTGATAGTGCCGATGAACGTGGGGCTGAGCAAAAAATGGACCCTGGAAGCCCAGATTGAATCGGACCTGAACTACGACCGCGAAGAGGCGCAGCACTTCCTGCGCCTGGCGCCTTCGCTGGCCTTCGACTACGAATTCACCAAAAAGCTGAGCCTGCTGGCCGAGGGCGTGACTCAGTGGAACTCGCTGCAGCACCAGTGGCAAAGCTCCGTGAACCTGGCGCCCATCTTCAACATCACCGAGAACTTCCAGGTCGACGCCGGCACCCACCTAGCCCTGGACCGGCAGATTGACCACGAGTATTTCGTGGGCTTCACCCTGCGCCGGTAG
- a CDS encoding TonB-dependent receptor, with amino-acid sequence MKRILLLFLMFPQLLLAQTGTLSGTVRDEQRRPVPFASVALPASGQGVTADTEGNFLLPNVPAGQVRLVASAVGYASRTHNATLAVGQTLEVPLTLAAAAAALTEVVVTGVSRATEIRRSPVPIATLSRREISLNANTNVIDAAVRGIPGLSAVTTGPNVSKPFIRGLGYNRVLTLYNGLRQEGQQWGDEHGVEVDGYDIERVEVVKGPASLLYGSDAVAGVVNLLPALPSGPQGQLRGEALTEYQSNNGLVGQSLGLNYQKNGFQTSFRASHRLARDYHNRVDGRVYNTGFRELTLTGMAGVSKDWGSSHWYLTLYDNLQEIPDGSRDSLSRHFTRQVVENKLDDVKHRPLVTDDELRSYAIGALHQRIRHYRVFTKTQVHLGGGELHLLLGAQQNSREEFNHPTAPAQPGLALRLTTYTYDVRYHLPDWRGLQISLGNNGMGQLNRHQNATDFPIPDYNLLDAGGFLLLKKPLGQLELSGGLRYDTRLVSWNDFFVAPNPATGFDAKAGPGTSGVAPQFPAFRQRYQGVSASLGASFVATEQLTLRANLARGYRAPNIPEIGSNGLDPGAHIVYLGNRGFQPEFSWQQDVGVLWHQPTLDASVEVFHNYVQNFIYQARLLDAAGQPVVIVPGNTTYQFQQSAARLYGLEASLNLRPAALPWLAWNTSVAVVNGQNADVGVLERQGAAARYLPLIPPLRGRSEARATLPATLGRLTGTYFRATVDGSARQTRFYALDNTETATPGYALLGLGAGTTWTSRVGRPVAQLFVQVDNVFDAAYQAHLNRLKYFEYYAAAPNGRAGIYNPGRNVGVKVVVPF; translated from the coding sequence ATGAAACGCATCCTACTGCTTTTTTTGATGTTTCCGCAGTTGCTGCTGGCCCAAACGGGTACGCTCAGCGGCACCGTGCGCGACGAGCAGCGCCGGCCCGTACCGTTTGCTAGCGTAGCGCTGCCTGCCAGCGGCCAGGGCGTCACGGCCGATACGGAAGGAAATTTCCTGCTGCCCAATGTGCCCGCCGGCCAAGTGCGGCTGGTGGCCAGCGCGGTGGGCTACGCCAGCCGCACGCACAACGCCACCCTTGCCGTGGGCCAAACCCTGGAGGTGCCGCTCACGCTGGCAGCCGCCGCGGCCGCGCTCACCGAAGTGGTGGTGACGGGCGTGTCGCGCGCCACCGAAATCCGGCGCAGCCCCGTGCCCATCGCCACGCTCAGCCGCCGCGAAATCAGCCTGAACGCCAACACCAACGTCATCGACGCGGCCGTGCGCGGCATTCCCGGTCTGAGCGCCGTCACCACCGGCCCCAACGTGTCGAAGCCCTTCATCCGGGGCCTGGGCTACAACCGTGTGCTGACCCTCTACAACGGCCTGCGTCAGGAAGGCCAGCAGTGGGGCGACGAGCACGGAGTGGAAGTCGATGGCTACGACATCGAGCGGGTGGAGGTAGTGAAAGGGCCCGCCAGCCTGCTCTACGGCTCCGATGCCGTGGCCGGCGTGGTAAACCTGCTGCCTGCCCTGCCCAGCGGCCCCCAGGGCCAGCTGCGCGGCGAAGCCCTCACCGAATACCAATCGAACAACGGACTGGTGGGGCAGTCGCTGGGTCTGAATTATCAGAAAAACGGCTTCCAGACCAGCTTCCGGGCCAGCCACCGCCTCGCCCGCGACTACCACAACCGCGTGGATGGCCGGGTGTACAACACCGGCTTCCGGGAGCTGACCCTCACGGGCATGGCCGGCGTGAGCAAGGACTGGGGCAGCTCGCACTGGTACCTCACGCTCTACGACAACCTGCAGGAAATCCCCGATGGCAGCCGCGACTCGCTCAGCCGCCACTTCACCCGGCAGGTGGTCGAAAACAAGCTGGATGACGTCAAGCACCGGCCCTTGGTGACTGATGATGAGCTGCGCTCCTATGCCATCGGGGCCCTGCACCAGCGCATCCGCCACTACCGGGTGTTCACCAAAACGCAGGTGCACCTGGGCGGCGGCGAGCTGCACCTGCTGCTGGGCGCCCAGCAAAACAGCCGCGAGGAGTTCAACCACCCCACGGCCCCGGCTCAGCCCGGCCTGGCCCTGCGCCTCACCACCTACACCTACGACGTGCGCTACCACCTGCCGGACTGGCGTGGCCTGCAGATAAGCCTGGGCAACAATGGCATGGGCCAGCTCAACCGCCACCAGAACGCCACCGATTTCCCCATCCCCGACTACAACCTGCTGGACGCGGGCGGGTTTCTGCTCCTGAAAAAGCCCCTGGGCCAGCTGGAGCTGAGCGGCGGCCTGCGCTACGACACCCGGCTCGTGAGCTGGAACGACTTCTTCGTGGCGCCCAACCCCGCCACGGGGTTTGATGCCAAAGCAGGCCCCGGCACGAGCGGCGTGGCCCCGCAGTTTCCGGCGTTTCGGCAGCGCTACCAGGGGGTGTCGGCCAGCCTGGGCGCGAGCTTCGTGGCCACCGAGCAGCTCACCCTGCGCGCCAACCTGGCCCGCGGCTACCGCGCGCCCAATATCCCCGAAATCGGCTCCAACGGCCTCGACCCCGGCGCGCACATCGTGTACCTGGGCAACCGCGGCTTCCAGCCCGAGTTCAGCTGGCAGCAGGACGTGGGCGTGCTCTGGCACCAGCCCACCCTCGACGCCAGCGTGGAAGTGTTTCACAACTACGTGCAGAACTTCATTTACCAGGCCCGGCTGCTCGATGCGGCGGGGCAGCCGGTGGTCATCGTGCCCGGCAACACCACCTACCAGTTCCAGCAGTCGGCCGCCCGCCTCTACGGCCTCGAAGCCAGCCTGAACCTGCGCCCCGCCGCCCTGCCCTGGCTGGCCTGGAACACCAGCGTGGCCGTGGTAAACGGCCAGAACGCCGACGTCGGCGTGCTCGAGCGCCAGGGCGCGGCCGCCCGCTACCTGCCCCTTATTCCGCCGCTGCGCGGCCGCTCCGAAGCGCGCGCCACCCTGCCCGCCACCTTGGGCCGCCTCACGGGCACCTACTTCCGGGCCACCGTGGACGGCAGCGCCCGCCAAACCCGCTTCTACGCCCTCGACAACACCGAAACCGCCACGCCCGGCTACGCGCTGCTGGGCCTGGGCGCCGGCACCACCTGGACCAGCCGCGTCGGCCGGCCGGTAGCCCAACTTTTTGTGCAGGTCGATAACGTGTTCGATGCCGCCTACCAGGCCCACCTCAACCGCCTGAAATACTTTGAGTACTACGCCGCCGCGCCCAACGGCCGCGCGGGCATCTACAACCCCGGCCGCAACGTGGGCGTGAAAGTGGTAGTGCCGTTTTAG